A stretch of the Tannerella serpentiformis genome encodes the following:
- the asnS gene encoding asparagine--tRNA ligase: protein MKRTKIKEILASEAYDTDVVVCGWVRTRRGSKQVAFIALNDGSTIHNLQVVADIDGIGEEALRNVTTGACLRVNGRLVRSQGKGQTVEVQAANIEVLGPADPTTYPLQKKGHSMEFLREIAHLRPRTNTFGAVLRIRHHMAMAIHTFFHQKGFFYLHTPIITASDAEGAGQMFQVTTLDVSNPPRRQDGSVDYDADFFGRRSSLTVSGQLEGELGAMGIGEIYTFGPTFRAENSNTPRHLAEFWMIEPEMAFYEIEDNMDLAEEFIKYCVRWALDHCADDLHFLNDMFDKELITRLEGILQAPFVRLAYGEGIRILEEAVAGGTRFEFPVYWGADLAAEHERFLVEQHFKRPVILTDYPKEIKAFYMKQNDDGRTVRAMDVLFPKIGEIIGGSEREADFDRLQTRIEELHIPMKDMWWYLDTRRFGACPHSGFGLGFERLLLFVTGMANIRDVIPFPRTPKNAEF, encoded by the coding sequence ATGAAACGAACGAAAATCAAAGAAATACTTGCCAGTGAGGCGTACGACACCGACGTCGTCGTCTGCGGCTGGGTGCGTACACGCCGCGGCAGCAAACAGGTGGCCTTCATCGCCCTCAACGACGGCTCCACGATCCACAACCTGCAAGTGGTGGCCGACATCGACGGGATTGGCGAAGAGGCGCTCCGCAACGTGACCACCGGCGCCTGTCTGCGTGTCAACGGACGACTCGTCCGCTCGCAGGGCAAGGGACAGACGGTAGAGGTGCAGGCCGCAAACATTGAGGTGCTCGGTCCGGCCGATCCCACCACCTATCCGCTGCAGAAGAAGGGGCACTCGATGGAGTTCCTCCGCGAGATTGCCCACCTGAGACCGCGCACGAACACCTTCGGCGCCGTCCTCCGCATCCGCCACCACATGGCGATGGCCATCCACACCTTCTTTCACCAGAAGGGATTCTTCTACCTCCACACGCCGATCATCACCGCCTCCGACGCCGAGGGTGCCGGGCAGATGTTTCAAGTCACCACGCTCGACGTGTCCAACCCGCCGAGACGACAAGATGGCAGTGTGGACTACGACGCCGACTTCTTCGGACGCCGCAGCAGTCTGACTGTCTCCGGACAGCTGGAGGGCGAGCTGGGCGCGATGGGCATCGGCGAGATCTACACCTTCGGGCCCACCTTCCGCGCCGAAAACTCCAACACGCCGCGCCACTTGGCCGAGTTCTGGATGATCGAACCAGAGATGGCCTTCTACGAGATCGAGGATAACATGGATCTGGCCGAGGAGTTCATCAAATACTGCGTCCGGTGGGCGCTCGACCACTGCGCCGACGACCTCCACTTCCTCAACGACATGTTCGACAAGGAGCTGATCACCCGCCTCGAGGGCATCCTTCAGGCACCGTTCGTGCGACTGGCTTACGGCGAGGGCATCCGCATCTTGGAAGAGGCCGTGGCTGGTGGCACCCGGTTCGAATTCCCCGTCTATTGGGGCGCCGATCTGGCTGCGGAGCATGAGCGCTTCTTAGTGGAGCAGCACTTCAAGCGGCCTGTCATTCTGACCGATTACCCGAAGGAGATCAAGGCCTTCTACATGAAGCAGAACGACGACGGACGCACGGTGCGCGCCATGGACGTGCTCTTCCCGAAGATCGGCGAGATCATCGGCGGATCAGAGCGTGAGGCCGACTTCGACCGACTGCAAACCCGCATCGAGGAGCTGCATATCCCCATGAAGGACATGTGGTGGTACCTCGACACGCGTCGCTTCGGCGCCTGCCCTCACTCCGGCTTCGGCCTCGGCTTCGAGCGCCTGTTGCTCTTCGTGACGGGCATGGCCAACATCCGCGACGTGATCCCCTTCCCCCGCACGCCGAAGAACGCCGAGTTCTAA
- a CDS encoding AMP nucleosidase yields the protein MKTKQEIVENWLPRYTDRKLEDFSDHILLTNFTKYVELFAEHFDAPILGLRNSMPNASGGGITIINFGMGSSNAATIMDLLSAVMPKAVLFLGKCGGLKRANSLGDYVLPIAAIRGEGTSNDYLPPEVPSLPAFSMLRAISSAIRDKGHDYWTGTIYTTNRRVWEYDTSFKEYLVRTHATGIDMETATLLTAGFANQIPTGALLMVSDKPLEENGVKTQESDKGVTQKFAPEHVELGIAALEMIIDEKKTIQHIKFNW from the coding sequence ATGAAGACAAAACAAGAAATCGTAGAGAACTGGCTTCCTCGCTACACGGATAGGAAGCTGGAGGACTTTTCAGACCACATCTTGCTGACCAACTTCACGAAGTATGTGGAGCTGTTCGCGGAACATTTCGATGCGCCCATTCTGGGGCTGCGCAACTCGATGCCGAACGCGTCGGGGGGTGGCATTACGATCATCAACTTTGGGATGGGCAGCTCGAACGCCGCCACCATCATGGATCTGCTTTCGGCCGTCATGCCCAAGGCGGTGCTTTTCTTGGGCAAGTGTGGCGGACTGAAGCGGGCCAATTCCTTAGGCGACTACGTGTTGCCGATCGCGGCGATCCGTGGGGAAGGCACATCGAATGACTATCTGCCGCCCGAGGTGCCGTCGTTACCTGCATTCTCCATGTTGCGCGCCATCTCGTCGGCCATACGTGACAAAGGCCACGACTACTGGACGGGCACGATCTACACCACCAACCGACGAGTGTGGGAGTACGACACGTCGTTCAAGGAATATCTTGTCCGCACCCATGCCACGGGCATCGACATGGAGACGGCCACCCTGCTGACGGCTGGCTTTGCCAATCAGATCCCGACCGGGGCGCTGCTGATGGTCTCCGACAAGCCGTTGGAGGAGAATGGCGTCAAGACGCAGGAGAGCGACAAGGGCGTGACGCAAAAGTTCGCTCCCGAGCACGTGGAGCTGGGCATTGCCGCCTTGGAGATGATCATCGACGAGAAGAAGACGATCCAGCACATCAAGTTTAACTGGTAG
- a CDS encoding pseudouridine synthase — translation MEIEENDGREPRPTSENQEISKEPAPQNKPERQRPAYRATREGGGYKLDSKGRPTPPPPPSTTKRRPRIKDSRPAGYNRIAYGSYGPAYEKDEYLHTSYSAPDNRPYAYEQPTEGVERKPYVPQSADSDRRRHYASYPQGGERPERRRPFTPREGYGERPHRPHDPRQAYGEGESRPAGPFPPKKKVMMKKKKPKKPVTPFIPEQVKYEEQLSDPNEPIRLNRFLANSGVCSRREADTFIQAGVVKVNGEVVTTLGTKITRQDEVLFRDQPVHIESKIYILLNKPKNCMTTVDDPQNRRTVMDLVKNACPERIYPIGRLDRNTTGVLLLTNDGNLASKLTHPSFKKKKIYHVWLDKEVAVEDMEKLASGLVLDDGEIHADAISYASEEDHKQVGIEIHSGRNRIVRRMFEALGYHVTKLDRVYFAGLTKKNLGRGKWRYLNEQEVNMLRMGAFE, via the coding sequence ATGGAAATAGAAGAGAACGACGGACGCGAGCCTCGTCCGACCAGTGAAAACCAAGAGATCAGCAAGGAGCCGGCTCCGCAGAACAAACCGGAGCGGCAACGCCCTGCCTATCGTGCCACACGCGAAGGCGGCGGCTACAAATTAGACAGCAAGGGCAGGCCGACGCCGCCCCCTCCCCCCTCGACCACGAAGCGCCGTCCGCGCATCAAGGACAGTCGGCCGGCAGGGTATAATCGCATCGCCTACGGGTCGTATGGCCCGGCCTACGAAAAAGACGAGTATCTGCACACATCCTACTCTGCGCCGGACAACCGTCCCTACGCCTACGAGCAGCCGACGGAAGGCGTGGAGCGCAAGCCCTATGTGCCGCAAAGTGCCGACTCGGATCGTCGCAGGCATTACGCGTCCTATCCGCAGGGGGGTGAACGCCCGGAGCGCCGTCGACCTTTTACCCCACGCGAAGGCTATGGCGAGCGACCGCACCGCCCCCATGACCCGCGTCAGGCGTATGGCGAGGGTGAATCGAGACCCGCGGGACCGTTCCCACCGAAGAAGAAGGTGATGATGAAAAAGAAGAAGCCGAAAAAGCCCGTCACACCCTTCATCCCGGAACAAGTCAAGTATGAGGAGCAGCTGAGCGACCCGAACGAGCCGATCCGTCTGAACCGCTTCTTGGCCAACTCGGGCGTCTGCTCACGTCGTGAAGCCGACACGTTCATCCAGGCGGGTGTCGTGAAGGTGAACGGCGAAGTAGTCACCACGCTCGGCACGAAGATCACACGGCAAGACGAAGTGCTCTTCCGCGACCAGCCCGTGCACATCGAAAGCAAGATCTACATCCTACTGAACAAGCCGAAGAACTGCATGACCACCGTCGACGATCCGCAGAACCGACGCACAGTAATGGACCTCGTCAAGAACGCCTGTCCGGAACGCATCTACCCCATCGGCCGCCTCGACCGCAACACGACGGGCGTGCTGCTGCTCACGAACGACGGCAATCTGGCCTCGAAGCTCACCCACCCGTCGTTCAAGAAGAAGAAGATCTACCACGTGTGGCTCGACAAAGAGGTCGCTGTGGAAGACATGGAGAAGCTGGCCAGCGGTCTGGTGCTGGACGACGGCGAAATCCACGCCGACGCCATCAGCTACGCCAGCGAGGAAGACCACAAGCAGGTGGGCATCGAGATCCACTCGGGCCGCAACCGCATCGTCCGTCGCATGTTCGAGGCGCTCGGATACCACGTCACGAAGCTCGACCGCGTCTATTTCGCCGGCCTGACGAAGAAGAACCTCGGCCGCGGAAAGTGGCGCTACCTGAACGAACAGGAGGTAAACATGCTGCGCATGGGCGCCTTCGAGTGA
- the holA gene encoding DNA polymerase III subunit delta, giving the protein MAAEGAQTFDSLCRDIRAEKFSPIYLLIGEEPYFIDCIAELLTERVVKEADRDFNQTILYGSEAKSADVINAARRFPMMADRQLVLVREAQALTDLELITAYARKPLASTVLVLCCKLKKLDGRRRFTALSTAVKKVGVVFESDKIPDYRMEAYITAALKGRSMTADRKVSAMLNEFVGNDPARLNQILDKLQILLASQKDKTLTPELIEQNVGISKDYNNFELLHAIAERDTLRAHRIAQYFDSDPTNHPIQMTLPVLFNYFTNLLICYYAKDRSERGLMQTLGLRFPVQVRDYVTGMKNYKAMKVFHVIHDIRLADARSKGVDATSSMTDGEILKELLHRIMH; this is encoded by the coding sequence ATGGCAGCCGAGGGAGCACAGACGTTTGACAGCCTTTGCCGCGACATTCGAGCGGAGAAGTTCAGCCCGATCTATTTGCTGATCGGGGAGGAGCCGTATTTCATTGACTGCATCGCGGAGTTGCTTACGGAGCGCGTGGTCAAAGAGGCCGACCGCGATTTCAACCAGACGATCCTCTACGGCTCGGAGGCGAAGTCGGCCGATGTGATCAATGCAGCACGACGTTTCCCGATGATGGCCGACAGGCAGTTGGTGCTTGTGCGTGAGGCGCAGGCGCTGACTGACCTGGAGCTGATCACGGCTTATGCGCGCAAGCCACTGGCGTCGACCGTGCTTGTGCTCTGTTGCAAGCTGAAGAAGTTGGACGGCCGGAGGCGGTTTACCGCTCTATCTACGGCGGTGAAGAAGGTGGGCGTCGTATTCGAGTCGGACAAGATCCCTGACTACCGCATGGAGGCCTACATCACGGCCGCGTTGAAGGGGCGTTCGATGACGGCTGACCGAAAGGTGTCGGCCATGCTGAACGAGTTCGTCGGTAACGACCCAGCGCGGCTGAACCAGATCTTAGACAAGTTGCAGATCCTCCTGGCCAGTCAGAAGGACAAGACGCTTACGCCGGAGCTGATCGAGCAAAACGTGGGGATCAGCAAGGATTACAACAACTTCGAACTGCTGCACGCCATTGCTGAGCGCGACACGCTGCGGGCGCACCGGATTGCGCAATACTTCGACAGCGATCCGACCAATCACCCGATACAGATGACGCTGCCCGTGCTCTTCAACTACTTCACCAACCTCCTGATCTGCTATTACGCCAAGGATCGTTCGGAGCGGGGACTGATGCAGACCTTGGGGCTTCGCTTCCCGGTACAGGTGCGTGACTATGTGACGGGTATGAAGAACTACAAGGCCATGAAGGTCTTCCACGTGATTCATGACATCCGTCTGGCCGATGCGCGATCGAAGGGCGTGGACGCGACTTCGTCCATGACCGATGGCGAGATCCTCAAGGAGTTGCTACACCGCATCATGCACTGA
- a CDS encoding DUF1266 domain-containing protein, which yields MNTVIYVAIAVVAAVVCGYFLYANFRMKRARRKELEEFNSRYSGKPLGENHQRAMVYGAVLARSRGESVLSMIPKERIETYREGMKKSRNIVDEQSAITALNALLQLQNSINFDEFIRTHETNKELNRIYTRLSRELDLPEEEVKQVRSTYAWDISRAVNVAKWCFWIGYLTESQFYGCLDRCNEMVSRLGKDWTEYTCSFLLGRCIQGFKPEEVLPAAKELLAAIRDGAEVKTDDPDLTVYRDIAFS from the coding sequence ATGAATACAGTAATTTATGTGGCTATCGCTGTGGTTGCAGCGGTTGTGTGCGGCTATTTCTTGTATGCCAATTTCCGGATGAAGCGGGCACGTCGCAAGGAGCTGGAGGAGTTCAATTCGCGCTATTCGGGTAAGCCGCTGGGCGAAAATCATCAGCGGGCCATGGTCTATGGCGCTGTGTTGGCCCGATCGAGGGGCGAATCGGTGCTGTCGATGATTCCCAAGGAGCGCATTGAGACGTACCGAGAGGGGATGAAGAAAAGTCGAAACATCGTCGACGAGCAGTCGGCTATAACAGCCCTGAATGCACTTCTCCAGTTGCAGAACAGCATCAATTTCGACGAGTTTATCCGCACCCATGAGACGAATAAAGAGCTCAATCGCATCTATACGCGGCTGTCGCGAGAATTAGACCTTCCGGAGGAGGAGGTGAAGCAGGTTCGATCGACGTACGCGTGGGACATTAGCCGTGCGGTGAACGTGGCCAAGTGGTGCTTCTGGATTGGATACCTGACGGAATCGCAATTCTATGGCTGCTTAGACCGTTGCAATGAGATGGTGTCCCGCTTGGGCAAAGACTGGACGGAATACACCTGCTCCTTCTTACTGGGGCGCTGCATTCAGGGATTTAAGCCCGAAGAAGTGCTGCCCGCGGCCAAGGAGCTGCTCGCCGCAATCCGAGACGGGGCGGAGGTGAAAACGGACGATCCGGATCTGACGGTTTACCGGGATATAGCCTTTAGTTGA
- the purB gene encoding adenylosuccinate lyase has protein sequence MILSALTAISPVDGRYRGKTEALASYFSEFALIRYRVRVEAEYFCALTEVLPQLKAANRPEIHEALRRVYLDFSMADAERIKEIERTTNHDVKAVEYFIKERMDAAGLGAYREFVHFGLTSQDINNTALPLSVKEVLEEVYYPALDSVMSVLYRYAEAWEEIAMPAKTHGQPASPTRLGKEIRVFAYRLEQQLTLLRAVPISAKFGGATGNFNAHHAAYPQTDWRAFADRFVSERLGLVREAWTTQISNYDNLAALFDGLRRVNTILIDLCRDMWQYISMDYFKQKIKAGEVGSSAMPHKVNPIDFENAEGNLGVADAILTHLSTKLPISRLQRDLTDSTVTRNIGVPLAHIAVALASLSKGLEKLVLNRPAIDHELDAHREVVAEAIQTILRREGYPQPYEALKALTRKNEAVTEESIDRFIDSLELSDAVKAELKAVNPHNYTGV, from the coding sequence ATGATTCTTTCAGCATTAACGGCTATCTCTCCGGTCGACGGACGTTACCGGGGCAAAACAGAGGCGCTGGCCTCGTATTTCTCTGAATTTGCATTGATCCGATATCGTGTACGCGTGGAGGCGGAATACTTCTGTGCGCTGACCGAGGTGTTGCCGCAACTCAAGGCGGCCAATCGCCCGGAGATACACGAGGCGTTGCGGCGCGTTTATCTCGACTTTTCGATGGCGGACGCAGAGCGCATTAAGGAGATCGAGCGGACAACGAACCACGACGTAAAGGCGGTGGAGTATTTCATCAAAGAGCGCATGGATGCGGCGGGCCTTGGAGCGTACCGCGAGTTTGTGCACTTCGGACTGACGTCGCAGGACATTAATAACACCGCCCTCCCGCTCTCGGTTAAAGAGGTCTTAGAGGAGGTCTATTATCCAGCTCTCGACTCCGTGATGTCCGTATTATATAGGTATGCGGAGGCGTGGGAAGAGATCGCCATGCCGGCCAAAACGCACGGGCAACCGGCCTCTCCGACACGGTTAGGCAAGGAGATTCGGGTGTTTGCCTACCGACTGGAACAGCAGCTGACCCTGCTGCGGGCTGTGCCCATTTCAGCGAAGTTTGGCGGAGCAACGGGCAACTTCAACGCGCACCATGCGGCCTATCCGCAGACGGACTGGCGAGCCTTTGCCGACCGCTTCGTCAGCGAACGGTTGGGGCTGGTGCGTGAAGCGTGGACAACGCAGATTTCGAACTATGACAACTTGGCTGCACTCTTCGACGGGCTGCGGCGGGTGAATACGATCCTGATCGACCTCTGTCGTGACATGTGGCAGTATATCTCGATGGATTACTTCAAGCAGAAGATCAAAGCAGGCGAAGTGGGATCGTCGGCCATGCCACACAAGGTGAACCCGATCGACTTCGAGAATGCGGAGGGTAACCTCGGGGTGGCCGATGCCATCTTGACACACCTGAGCACGAAGCTGCCTATTTCTCGCCTGCAACGCGACTTGACGGACTCGACCGTGACGCGCAACATCGGTGTGCCGCTGGCACATATTGCCGTGGCACTGGCCAGCCTAAGCAAGGGGCTGGAGAAGCTGGTGCTGAACCGCCCTGCCATCGATCACGAGCTGGATGCCCACCGTGAAGTGGTGGCCGAAGCCATACAAACCATCCTCAGGCGGGAGGGTTATCCCCAGCCTTACGAGGCACTAAAGGCGCTAACGCGCAAGAATGAAGCGGTAACGGAGGAATCGATCGACCGCTTCATTGACTCACTGGAATTAAGCGACGCGGTGAAGGCCGAATTGAAGGCTGTGAACCCACATAATTATACCGGCGTATGA
- a CDS encoding type I restriction enzyme HsdR N-terminal domain-containing protein — MSLYPPLHLPPCSLRFGSDRGRQTVLDPLRRKYVALTPEEWVRQHFVHYLLSEKGVPAELTANEVPITLNSLSRRCDTVVYNRQLRPLAIAEYKAPSVAITQRVFEQIARYNMVLAVPFLLVSNGLRHFCFRQNQSMDAYLPMDHIPAYDEMLLALDQRAT, encoded by the coding sequence ATGAGCCTTTACCCCCCACTCCATCTCCCTCCCTGTTCGCTGCGCTTCGGCTCCGATCGAGGGCGCCAAACGGTTTTAGATCCCCTGCGCCGCAAATACGTAGCGCTTACGCCCGAAGAATGGGTGCGCCAGCATTTCGTGCATTACCTCCTGTCGGAGAAAGGTGTGCCCGCTGAACTGACGGCCAATGAGGTGCCCATCACGCTGAACTCCCTCTCGCGACGTTGCGACACGGTCGTTTACAACCGTCAGCTGCGTCCGCTGGCCATCGCGGAATACAAGGCCCCCTCGGTAGCCATCACGCAGCGTGTGTTTGAGCAAATCGCGCGCTATAATATGGTGCTCGCTGTGCCCTTCCTGCTCGTCAGCAACGGGCTTCGCCACTTCTGCTTCCGCCAAAATCAATCGATGGACGCATACCTCCCGATGGATCATATCCCCGCTTACGACGAGATGCTCCTTGCGCTGGATCAGCGGGCAACGTAG
- a CDS encoding efflux transporter outer membrane subunit: MKRTFLTLVAAAMLTSCGIYTNYQRPDSVRTDGLYGSAEKPSGDTTNLGSLPWRDVFTDVRLQALIERGLRNNTDLGRAHLQVEQAEASLSAANLAFLPAFALAPQATLSGIDGAAPSQTYRLPLTASWQLDVFGSLRNARQRARTLLMASQAYRQAVQAQVVSGIATYYYTLAMLDEQLKISEETAANWQKNVETMRALMAAGRYNDAAVSQSEANWYSVSASVLSLRQQIRETENRLAVLLGDSIHAVERGEMDAWQMPASLSVGLPASLLAQRPDVMRAEQSLAAAFYATNAARAAFYPSITLSGTAGWTNSAGAAIANPSNFLWTAVASLTQPLFQNGRLRAQLRIARAEQESAALTFRQTLLNAGMEVNNALTQVQTYEAKAEYYDKQVASLERAVKATTLLMEHGSATYLEVLTAQQSLLAARLTRLTNRYNEISSVITLYQALGGGAQ, from the coding sequence ATGAAACGGACCTTCCTCACCCTCGTCGCAGCAGCCATGCTGACCAGCTGCGGCATCTATACGAACTATCAACGCCCCGACAGTGTCCGCACGGACGGCCTCTATGGTAGCGCCGAAAAACCTAGTGGCGACACCACGAATCTGGGCAGCCTGCCCTGGCGCGACGTCTTCACCGACGTCCGCCTCCAGGCGCTCATCGAGCGCGGACTGCGTAACAACACGGATCTCGGTCGGGCGCACCTGCAGGTGGAGCAGGCCGAGGCGTCGCTCTCGGCGGCCAACCTGGCCTTCCTGCCCGCCTTTGCGCTGGCGCCTCAGGCCACGCTCAGCGGCATAGATGGCGCCGCACCCTCGCAGACGTATCGCCTGCCGCTGACGGCCTCGTGGCAGCTCGACGTCTTCGGCAGCCTCCGCAACGCCCGCCAGCGCGCCCGGACGCTACTCATGGCCAGTCAGGCCTACCGACAGGCGGTGCAAGCGCAAGTCGTCTCCGGCATCGCTACCTATTATTATACGTTGGCCATGCTCGACGAGCAGCTGAAGATCTCCGAAGAGACGGCCGCCAACTGGCAGAAGAACGTCGAGACCATGCGCGCGCTGATGGCGGCCGGGCGATACAACGACGCCGCCGTGTCGCAATCCGAGGCCAACTGGTACAGCGTCAGCGCCTCCGTGCTCTCCCTCCGCCAGCAAATCCGCGAGACGGAGAATCGGTTGGCCGTCTTGTTGGGCGACAGCATTCACGCCGTGGAGCGTGGCGAGATGGACGCCTGGCAAATGCCGGCTTCGCTCAGCGTAGGGCTGCCGGCCTCGCTCTTAGCGCAGCGCCCGGACGTGATGCGCGCCGAGCAGAGTCTGGCCGCCGCTTTCTATGCGACCAATGCCGCCCGCGCGGCCTTCTATCCCTCCATAACGCTGAGCGGAACTGCCGGCTGGACGAACAGCGCGGGGGCGGCCATCGCTAATCCGAGCAATTTCCTCTGGACGGCCGTCGCGTCGCTCACGCAACCCCTCTTCCAAAACGGTCGCCTGCGCGCACAGCTGCGGATCGCCCGCGCCGAACAGGAGTCGGCCGCGCTCACCTTCCGCCAGACGCTACTCAACGCCGGCATGGAGGTCAATAACGCTTTGACTCAGGTGCAGACCTACGAGGCCAAGGCGGAGTATTACGACAAGCAAGTCGCCTCGCTCGAGCGCGCCGTCAAGGCTACCACGCTGCTCATGGAACACGGATCGGCCACCTATCTCGAGGTGCTCACCGCGCAGCAAAGCCTGCTCGCCGCCCGACTGACCCGACTGACGAACCGCTACAACGAGATCTCATCCGTCATCACGCTTTACCAGGCGCTCGGTGGCGGAGCGCAGTAG